The following proteins come from a genomic window of Notamacropus eugenii isolate mMacEug1 chromosome X, mMacEug1.pri_v2, whole genome shotgun sequence:
- the DUSP9 gene encoding dual specificity protein phosphatase 9, translating to MEGLGRSSLWLSRELAAPQPQLLLLDCRSRELYESGHVQGALSVALPALLLRRLRKGNLSVCSLLPSPLQQRQQQWQPQQQPLPPLPILLYDEGQCVEEEEAEAAQSVLATLLQKLQEEGHPAYYLQGGFNKFQAEWPHLCKMKLDAPCASNSLVPVPAPVVGLGGLCLSSDCSDAESDPDRDTLSYSLESEGGSPPPPGHPPSLPVQILPNLYLGSAQDSANMDMLAKLGIRYILNVTPNLPNLFEKDGDIHYKQIPISDHWSQNLSQFFPEAIDFIDEAVSQNCGVLVHCLAGISRSVTVTVAYLMQKLHLSLNDAYDLVKRQKSNISPNFNFMGQLLDFERSLKLKGEGPRDQRDGEGVGGNHTPTPPCFFTTPTGEGVFELDST from the exons ATGGAGGGCCTTGGAAGATCATCCCTGTGGCTGAGCAGAGAACTAGCTGCCCCCCAGCCTCAGCTGCTCCTTCTGGACTGCCGGAGCAGGGAACTCTATGAGTCAGGCCACGTCCAGGGGGCTCTTAGTGTAGCCCTCCCGGCCCTGCTGCTTCGGAGGCTGAGGAAGGGCAATTTGTCTGTGTGCTCCCTGCTCCCCAGCCCActgcagcagcggcagcagcagtggcagccacagcagcagccgCTGCCCCCTCTGCCCATCCTCCTGTATGATGAAGGCCAATGTGTTGAGGAGGAGGAAGCCGAGGCAGCCCAGTCAGTGCTAGCCACCTTGCTCCAGAAGCTGCAAGAGGAAGGCCACCCTGCCTACTACCTACAAG GTGGCTTCAACAAATTCCAAGCTGAATGGCCACACCTCTGCAAAATGAAGCTTGATGCCCCCTGTGCCAGTAACTCACTAGTGCCTGTTCCAGCACCTGTGGTGGGCCTGGGAGGCCTGTGCCTCAGCTCAGACTGCTCAGATGCTGAATCAGACCCAGACCGGGACACACTGAGCTACAGTCTGGAGTCCGAGGGTGGGAGCCCTCCACCACCAGGACACCCCCCATCCTTACCTGTTCAGATTCTCCCCAACCTCTACCTGGGTAGTGCTCAGGACTCAGCCAACATGGATATGCTGGCCAAGCTGGGCATCCGCTACATCCTCAACGTTACCCCCAACCTGCCCAATCTCTTTGAAAAGGACGGCGACATCCACTACAAGCAGATCCCCATCTCTGACCACTGGAGCCAGAACCTCTCCCAGTTTTTCCCAGAGGCAATTGACTTTATTG ATGAAGCTGTGTCCCAGAACTGTGGGGTGTTGGTCCACTGCCTGGCTGGCATCAGCCGCTCTGTCACCGTCACCGTGGCTTACCTGATGCAGAAACTTCACCTCTCGCTCAACGATGCGTATGACCTGGTGAAGCGGCAGAAATCCAACATCTCCCCCAATTTCAACTTCATGGGGCAGCTTCTGGACTTTGAGCGCAGCTTGAAGCTGAAGGGCGAGGGCCCCAGGGACCAGAGGGAtggagagggggtgggggggaaccaCACCCCAACACCCCCTTGTTTCTTCACCACACCTACTGGTGAAGGCGTCTTTGAACTGGACTCTACCTAA